CTGCAAATCAACCGTCAGGATAGGCTTACCAATGTgagtattgaggcactggtcacgctcgaccagctgcgatggagGGGAGCCAGATTCCCCCCCATGCATGACACAAGACTCTGCCCGCATGCACGACACAAGACTCCGAGCTCCACAATGGCGAGCGGTCACTAGGATGTCAGAGGAaacactacaaggacactctgaaagcctccctaaataattgCAACATCCCCATCAACACGTGGGCATCCCTTGCCTTAGAACTGGAGAAGCATTCCGCGAAGGCGCCAATCACTTTTAGCGGCACAGGGTGGAGCCCGCTGAGGCCAAGGGTAAACAGTGGAAGGAGAGTGCAGAATATAGAACGTTCCACCCAACTACGtcgtcaaacaccacctgccaaacctgtggcagagtctgtggatcaggattggactattcagtcaCCGCTGAACCTAACTctccagagtggaagcaagtcatcttcAACCCTCAAGAAGCAGgggacatagtgggccgaagggcctttttctgtgctgtttgACTTATGACAGGCTGTGGTGATTGTCATGGGGTGAGGTGAGCGGTTGGTTTGGCCATTTCATTTTGCGGTCAGGGCGTCCCCTCCACTGATATGTCCGATTTGGAGTCACGGGCAGAAAAGCCAGTAGCCATTTGGAAATGTCAGGTACTATTCTGAACCGGCTTTGTATATCTTACATATGTAGCATTCTAGTTTGGAAACAGTACCAGTCATTCTCCACATTTTTACAGGGTTTTCTTTGGTCCTTCTGGTTGCAAACTCCGGTGCTGCTACTGGTCGGCCCGTCTGTCGTCGGAATTTGccggggggagggagagcaggaacctTGGTCGGCCACCCACCGGGGACTGCAGCAATTGGGAGCCGCTCCCGCTCTGCCCGGTGAGTCCGGGGCCGGGTGGCCACCGAGGGGAGGGACGGCGGCGGGGGAAGAGGGAGCGTGTCCCGGACTTGTCCCCACCACCGGGAGGTGCCCATCCCTTTAATCTTCCCCTTCTTAAAGGGACAGCAGCCCTCCCTCTTGGGCAGGCGATTTattatgggggaggggtgtggggatgaaGTTGGATGCTCGGTCCTTTAAATATCTTAAAGGGGCAGTACCCTCCCCGCGCCAATGCTGGCTGCGAGAAAAAAAAATGGAGATGCGACGAGTCGGATGTTGGTCCCTTTAAATGTTGGTGTCTTAAAGGGGCAACAACCTGGTAGGTTGCTAGCTTCACGAGTGCGGGCGGATACTGCTCCCGTTGAATGTTGGCATCTTCTTAAATCGGCAGCGCCATCCCTCAGCTGTGAAAGCTGTTGTTTAGGTTATAGAAAGATTATAAATGAAGGAGTGTCCTGTGCTGGTCCCTTTAATTAAAGGAGTAGTGCCACATTTGTGAGGTGCCGGTAGTCTAAGAGCAGGGTGGGGTGCGTGGGGGCTTATCTGGAAAGACTTCAGCTGGGTCATTTGCCACTTCTCtatgaatattttttaaaattcgaTTGGAGTTGAGTTCCAGGGTGCGGCGGCATGATTTGCTTGGATAGGAGTGGCCCTGAAGGTAGCTCCACattgggaggcagtggtattgtcacagagtatcatatcatagaatttacagtgcagaaggaggccattcggcccatcgagtctgcaccggctcttggaaagagcaccctacccaaggtccactcctccaccctatcctcataacctagtaaccccaccaaactctaagggcaattttggtcactaagggcaatttatcatggccaatccacctaacctgcgcatctttggactgtgggaggaaaccggagcacccggaggaaacccacgcacacacggggagaacgtgcagactccacacagacagtgacccaagccgggaatcgaacctgggaccctggagctgtgaagcaattgtgcaatccacaatgctaccgtgctgtcgttcgatcagtaatccagagacccagggtaataccgtGGCGATTGTGTTTGAATCCCGCCATgtcagatggggaaatttgaatttgataaaaataaaatctggaattaaaagtttaatgacaaCGAATCAATCGTTGTAAAATCCCAtcaggttcactcatgtcctttcaagaaggaaatctgtcatccttacctggtctggcctacatgtggctccagatccatcacaatgtagttgactcttaaaagccctccgggatggcccagccagtgacggcaacatcccatgaacacatttttaaaaacatattgAGTGGCTTTCCGGAGGCCCCTCATTTTCCAGATTATCCCTTCCTACCCTCACCCCCATTTCCACCAGTGCCTCAGTTGTTTATTTTAATTATCCAGGCAGAAACCAGGAGTTAAATCTTTGCCCCATCTGTCCTTTCAGGTTAATGTTAATGGCCACTGTGGTGGGCACCAGTAAATGTTGAGCCAGGGAGCTGATTGGTTAAAAAATTGTGATCTCATTTGCTATTTGTAGAATTTGGTGTACACTGTGCATTGCTTGATGTGTTTGCCTGCATTACATCAGTCACTGCTTTCAGACCAcacgggttagatagagtaaagctccctctacactgtcccatcaaacacttccaggacaggtacagcactgggttagataccagagtaaagctccctctacactgtcccatcaaacactcccaggacaggtacagcacggggttagatacagagtaaagctccctctacactgtcccatcaaacactcccaggacaggtacagcacaggttagatacagagtaaagctccctctacactgtcccatcaaacacttccaggacaggtacagcacgggttagatacagagtaaagctccctctacactgtccccatcaaacactcccgggacaggtacagcacaggttagatacagagtaaagctccctctacactgtcccatcaaacactcccaggacaggtacagcacgggttagatgcagagtaaagttccctctgaatTATCCATCAATTCGGCCCTCAGCCTTGCGCTGCTTTAAATGAAAGAGAATCTTTACGTGGTCAGTTGGCTTTCCACAGCCCGATACCTGCGCAGCAACAATGCACCCTGACAACATCCTAAAACTTCCATCTATCTTTCTCCTTTCAGCCGGGAGAACGATGGCGACGGGGAAGCTGTTGCGATTCCAATTTCCTGAGCATGATGGGGCAACGATGAAGAAGATGAACGAGCTGCGTTTGGAAGAGTGGTTCTGCGATGTGACCATTCTGGTGGGGGGACTGCGGTTCCCTGGGCACCGGGTGGTGCTGGCAGCCTGCTCCCCCTTCCTGAGGGACCGCTTTCACATGAACCCCTCGCAGGAGGTGCAGGTCTTCCCAATGGCTGCATCGGAGGTGGTGCTGCATCTGCTGCTCTCCTGCTATACCGGTAGGCTGGAATTCCCATTCCGGGACATCGTGGACTACCTGACGGCGGCCAGTTGCCTCCAGATGGAGCACGTGGTGGAGAAGTGCCGGCAGTCGCTGTCGCCTTGTGTGGCCTCGCTGATCaccgaggagggagagggggaagggcgcCCAGGCAGCCCGCAGATCGCCAGCTCCTCGGAGCGGCTGGCGCCCGAGTCGGAGAGCCTCCCTGGCTGGCCGACGGGCAAGGGCGCGGTGCCCGGAGGTGAGCCAGTAAAGGTGGAGACTGAGCCGGCACACCCGGCTCTCCCCGGAGAGCAGGAAGGCGCGGTGCCCGCTGCTGCCTACCTGGAGACTGACTGTCGCATACACTCCACGGTAGAGGGCAGCCGGGGTTGTGAAGGGGCCCTGGGTTATCCGGAGCGCGCCAAGGCCGAGGGGATGGAGGACGAGGGATTCGTAGTGGTGCAGgaagagctgcaggaagaggaagaCTACGAGAGCTCAGCCAGCGAGGAGTACCGCACCGGTGGCTTCTATGGTGGCTTCTACCAGCCCGCGGAAGAGTCGGCATCAGCGGCAGGCACCAGGGCAGAAGCCCCCGGGCGACCCGAGCCAGTGCACTGCTCCGAGTGCGGCGCCCCCTTTGAGCACCGCGAGCACCTGGCCGCCCACATGGTGGTCCACAAGCTCTACATGTGCCTGCTGTGCGGCAAGGTCTTCAAGAAGAACGCGCGGCTGGCCCAGCACATCAACGTGCACACCGGCTTCAAGCCGTACTGCTGCGCCATCTGCGGCAAGACATTCACCCAGAACCGCTCGCTCAAGGACCACATGAATGTGCACAGTGGCGACTCGCCCCATTGCTGCAACTACTGCGACATGCGCTTCACCCACTACAACACGCTGCGGGTCCACCTGCGTGACCAACATGGCAAGACCACCGGCAAGAACTCCACTGAGAGCAAGCTGGCCGAGATCAACGTGGTGGTGCCCTAGCCCGTGTGGGGGGTCGGGCAgtggtgttttggggggggggggggaggttgctggGGGTGGGATGTGAAGGGGGGATGGTTCTTCAACAGTCCCAAAAATGCAATTTGGACCCACCCTCCTGCAAAGCCACAcagcctcctcaccccctctctgccaccttttttttttaatttagagtacccatttcattttttccaattaaggggcaatttaacgtggccaatccacccaccctgcacatctttgggttgtgggggcgaaacccacgcagacacggggagaatgtgcaaactccacacggacagtgacccacccagagccgggatcgaactggaacctcggcgccgtgaggcagcagcgctaaacactgtgccaccatgctgccctctctctGCCACCTTTACCCAAACATCTTTTCCCTCTTCAGGTGCCCTGTCAATTTGGACCCGCCTTCCTGCAAAGCCACACAGCCTCCGCACCCCCTCGCTACcatctattttttaaatttagagtacccaattcattttttccaattaaggggcaatttagcgtggccaattcacctgccctacacatcttttgggttgtgggggcgaaacccacgcaaacacgggaagaatgtgcaaactccacatggacagtgacccagaactgggatcgaacctggggcctcggcgccgtgaggcaacagcgctaaccactgtgccaccgtgctgttctctctctgcatctttacCCAAACATCTTTTCCCTCTTCAGGTGCCCTGTCAATTTGGGCACAGGTGGAGAGCGGAGGTCACCAGTTGACCgctctaccctcccccacccatcctccactTGAGGCCCAGCCTGGATTCAGTACATGCTAGTTCTGCTAAGTCGGTTCCCAATGGGAGCTGAGCATTAACTGACCCCGGTTAGTACAGGACCTGGTctgtctgctcttcccccccccccccccccccccccccccccccccaccccccccggctcagATTGACCTGTATACTCCCAGTAACCCTGCAAATCCATCTAGTGAGCTTGTGTTTTGCATGCTGGGCTCTCAATCGCTCTAGTTAAATTTAAAGAATTGAATGTGTAGTTTTTAATGCAGGTTTGCGATGGTTATTCATTTCAGCTCGGAGGACAATATTGGGCACGATCGTCGACTGCTTATCGAATAAAGTCAAATTTCGCAATCACTCTTATTGCTTGATAAATTTGTCATCAAGTGATCTTACTAATCTCAAACTTGGGGAAGGAACAGGATTATTAATCATTGTCAAAAACTGCGACAACAGGATTATTACTAATCTTAAAAACAGTGCGAAAAGGATTGTTCGCAATCTCAGACACAGAAATGGATTGTTACTGATCTCGAACAAGGTGGTAAGAGGATAGTTACTAATCTCAAACACAGAACAGGATTGTTACTTGACTCAAACACAGTAGGAACATGATTGTTATTAATGTCAAATGTGGTGGGAACAGGATCCCAAACACGGCACAGGATTGTTGCTAATCTCAGACATGGAAGGAACAGGATTGTTACGAATCTCAAAATGTGGAACAGGACTTTTACTAATCTCAAACACGGAACAGGATTGTTACGAATCTTAGACACGGAACAGGATTGTTACTAATTCTGTACATGGAAGAGGATTGTTACGAACCTCATATACAGAACTGTTTCTAATATCTGACATGAAATACGATTATTGCTAATCTGATACATGGAATTGGTTTGTTCCTAATCTCATACATGGAACAGGATTGTTATTAATATCATACTTAGAACTTGATTGTTACTAACCTCATATAGAGAACAGGATTGTTATTAATCTGATACATGGAATGGGATTGTTACGAACTTCATACATGGAACAGGATTGTTATTAATCACAGACAGGGTGGGAACAGGATTGCTACTCATCACAATCACACTGGGAAATAGGATTGTTACTAAGCTCAAACCCTGTGGGAACAGGAGAATTTGTAATTTTGAACACGGTGGGATCAGGAaagttgtgggcagcacagtagcaaagtgggtagcactgttgcttcacagctccagggtcccagattcgattcccggcttgagtcattgactgtgtggagtccacgttctccccgtgtctgcgtaggtttcctccgggtgctccggtttcctctcacaagtcctgaaagacacgctgttgggtaatttgtacattctgaattctccctctgtgtacccgaacaggcgccggagtgtggcgactaggggcttttcacagtaacttctttgcagtgttaatgtaagcctacttgtgacaataaagattattacactgATCTCAAACACAAATCAATATTATAACTAATCTCAGAAAAAAAACAGGATTGTTAAAAATCGTAGACATGGAACAGGCTTGTCACTAATCCCATACATGGAACAGGATTATTACTAATCACAGACGTGCAACATGATTGTTACTAATCTCATACAGGGAACTGGATTGTTACTAACCTTAAACATGGAACGGTATTGTTATTAATTTCTGACATGGAACACAATTGTTCCGACTCTGATAAATGGAACAGGATTGTTATTAATATCATACATAGAACTTGATTGTTACTGATTTCATATGTGGAACAGGATTGTTGCGAACCTCCTAAACGGAACAGGATTGTTACTAAACTCAGACACAGGACAGAATTGTTACTAATCTCAGACACGGAACAGGATTGTTACTTAACTCAGGCATGGAACAGGATTGCAACTAATCTCAAAAGTTGTGGGAACAGGATTATTACTAATCACAAACATGGAGCAGGATTGTTACTAATCTCAGACACCGAACAGGATTGTTACTAATCTCAGACATGGAACAGGAATGCAACTAACAGTGGGAACAGGATTGTTGCTAACCACAAATACGGAACTGGATTATTACAAATCTCACACACAGAAATGGATCGTTACTTATCTCAGACACAGAACAGGATTGTTAGTAATCACAGACATGGTACAGGATTGTTTCTAATCTCAGACTCAGAACAGGATTGTTAATAATCTCAGACTTGGAACAGGATTGTGACTAATCTCAGACACAGAACAGGATTGTTAGTAATCACAGACTCGGAACAGCATTGTTAGTAATCACAGACACAGAACAGGATTGTTACTAACCTCAGACATGGAGCAGGATTGTTACTAATCTCAGACACAGAACAGGATTGTTACTAATCTCAGACATGGAACAGGAATGCAACTAATCTTAAAAACAGTGGGAACAGGATTGTTGCTAACCACAAATACGGAACTGGATTATTACAAATCTCACACACAGAAATGGATCGTTACTTATCTCACACACAGAACAGGATTGTTAGTAATCACAGACATGGTACAGGATTGTTACTAATCACAGACTCAGAACAGGATTGTTAATAATCTCAGACTTGGAACAGGATTGTGACTAATTTCAGACACAGAACAGGATTGTTAGTAATCACAGACTC
This window of the Scyliorhinus torazame isolate Kashiwa2021f chromosome 14, sScyTor2.1, whole genome shotgun sequence genome carries:
- the LOC140390392 gene encoding uncharacterized protein isoform X1, whose amino-acid sequence is MLAARKKNGDATSRMLVPLNVGVLKGQQPAGRTMATGKLLRFQFPEHDGATMKKMNELRLEEWFCDVTILVGGLRFPGHRVVLAACSPFLRDRFHMNPSQEVQVFPMAASEVVLHLLLSCYTGRLEFPFRDIVDYLTAASCLQMEHVVEKCRQSLSPCVASLITEEGEGEGRPGSPQIASSSERLAPESESLPGWPTGKGAVPGGEPVKVETEPAHPALPGEQEGAVPAAAYLETDCRIHSTVEGSRGCEGALGYPERAKAEGMEDEGFVVVQEELQEEEDYESSASEEYRTGGFYGGFYQPAEESASAAGTRAEAPGRPEPVHCSECGAPFEHREHLAAHMVVHKLYMCLLCGKVFKKNARLAQHINVHTGFKPYCCAICGKTFTQNRSLKDHMNVHSGDSPHCCNYCDMRFTHYNTLRVHLRDQHGKTTGKNSTESKLAEINVVVP
- the LOC140390392 gene encoding uncharacterized protein isoform X3 encodes the protein MATGKLLRFQFPEHDGATMKKMNELRLEEWFCDVTILVGGLRFPGHRVVLAACSPFLRDRFHMNPSQEVQVFPMAASEVVLHLLLSCYTGRLEFPFRDIVDYLTAASCLQMEHVVEKCRQSLSPCVASLITEEGEGEGRPGSPQIASSSERLAPESESLPGWPTGKGAVPGGEPVKVETEPAHPALPGEQEGAVPAAAYLETDCRIHSTVEGSRGCEGALGYPERAKAEGMEDEGFVVVQEELQEEEDYESSASEEYRTGGFYGGFYQPAEESASAAGTRAEAPGRPEPVHCSECGAPFEHREHLAAHMVVHKLYMCLLCGKVFKKNARLAQHINVHTGFKPYCCAICGKTFTQNRSLKDHMNVHSGDSPHCCNYCDMRFTHYNTLRVHLRDQHGKTTGKNSTESKLAEINVVVP
- the LOC140390392 gene encoding uncharacterized protein isoform X2, translating into MLPCCRSISNPETQAGRTMATGKLLRFQFPEHDGATMKKMNELRLEEWFCDVTILVGGLRFPGHRVVLAACSPFLRDRFHMNPSQEVQVFPMAASEVVLHLLLSCYTGRLEFPFRDIVDYLTAASCLQMEHVVEKCRQSLSPCVASLITEEGEGEGRPGSPQIASSSERLAPESESLPGWPTGKGAVPGGEPVKVETEPAHPALPGEQEGAVPAAAYLETDCRIHSTVEGSRGCEGALGYPERAKAEGMEDEGFVVVQEELQEEEDYESSASEEYRTGGFYGGFYQPAEESASAAGTRAEAPGRPEPVHCSECGAPFEHREHLAAHMVVHKLYMCLLCGKVFKKNARLAQHINVHTGFKPYCCAICGKTFTQNRSLKDHMNVHSGDSPHCCNYCDMRFTHYNTLRVHLRDQHGKTTGKNSTESKLAEINVVVP